One genomic region from Thermodesulfobacteriota bacterium encodes:
- the gatB gene encoding Asp-tRNA(Asn)/Glu-tRNA(Gln) amidotransferase subunit GatB: MTGFESVMGLEVHAQLLTDSKIFCNCSTAFGAPPNTHTCPVCLGMPGVLPVLNKKVVDYAMKMALATHCRVSPFSRFARKNYFYPDLPKGYQISQYELPIAEHGYAEIGLNEQTKRIGITRIHMEEDAGKLIHDATAPISYVDFNRTGVPLIEIVSEPDIRTPEEAVEYLKILRNILRYLGICDGNMEEGSFRCDANVSMRPEGTETFGTRTEIKNMNSFRHVQKALEYEIRRQTALLLDGKEVIQETRLWDTTKGITVSMRGKEEAHDYRYFPDPDLVPLVIDEKWIEEVRARLPELPDAKQRRFVEEYGLPEYDAAVLTVSKSLADYFEDCVRLYQKPKAISNWMMSELLRELKRDEREIEECPVPPGHLAGMLKMMDNGVISGKIAKTVFEEMYATGRDPEAIVKEKGLVQVTDAAEIEKVVETILAAHPEAVEDYKKGKSKLLGFFVGEVMKKTKGKANPGLVNEILTGMLRK, translated from the coding sequence ATGACTGGATTTGAATCGGTCATGGGCCTGGAAGTGCATGCCCAACTCCTGACTGATAGCAAGATTTTTTGTAATTGCTCCACGGCGTTCGGGGCCCCGCCCAATACCCACACCTGTCCGGTGTGCCTGGGGATGCCCGGCGTTTTGCCGGTCCTGAATAAAAAAGTGGTTGACTACGCCATGAAAATGGCCCTGGCCACCCACTGCCGCGTGTCGCCCTTCAGCCGCTTTGCCCGCAAGAATTATTTTTACCCGGATCTCCCCAAGGGATATCAGATCTCACAGTATGAGTTGCCCATTGCCGAACATGGCTATGCAGAGATTGGCCTGAACGAACAAACCAAACGCATCGGCATCACCCGTATCCACATGGAAGAGGATGCCGGCAAGCTGATTCATGACGCTACCGCACCAATAAGTTACGTGGACTTTAACCGAACCGGTGTGCCGCTTATTGAAATTGTCAGCGAGCCGGATATTCGCACCCCGGAGGAGGCGGTCGAATACCTGAAAATCTTACGCAACATCCTGCGTTATCTAGGTATATGTGACGGCAATATGGAAGAGGGCAGTTTCCGCTGTGATGCCAATGTGTCTATGCGACCGGAAGGCACGGAGACCTTCGGCACCAGGACGGAGATTAAGAATATGAATTCGTTCCGGCATGTACAAAAGGCGCTGGAATACGAGATTCGCCGCCAGACCGCCTTGCTCCTGGACGGGAAGGAAGTGATACAGGAAACACGTCTCTGGGATACAACAAAAGGTATTACCGTTTCTATGCGCGGCAAAGAAGAGGCCCATGATTACCGCTACTTCCCGGACCCGGATCTGGTGCCTCTGGTCATCGACGAAAAGTGGATCGAAGAGGTGCGTGCACGCCTGCCGGAGCTTCCCGACGCCAAACAGCGCCGCTTCGTGGAAGAATATGGGCTGCCGGAATATGACGCCGCAGTTCTCACGGTATCCAAATCCCTGGCCGACTATTTTGAAGACTGCGTGCGCCTCTACCAAAAACCAAAGGCCATAAGCAACTGGATGATGTCTGAGTTGCTGCGAGAGTTAAAACGTGACGAACGGGAGATAGAAGAGTGTCCGGTACCACCCGGACATCTGGCCGGAATGCTAAAGATGATGGATAACGGCGTCATCAGCGGCAAGATTGCAAAGACGGTCTTTGAAGAGATGTATGCGACGGGTAGGGACCCGGAGGCTATTGTCAAAGAAAAGGGCCTGGTCCAGGTTACAGATGCGGCTGAGATTGAGAAGGTGGTTGAAACCATACTGGCGGCTCATCCGGAAGCGGTAGAGGATTATAAAAAAGGCAAGTCAAAACTCCTCGGATTTTTCGTCGGGGAGGTAATGAAGAAGACCAAAGGCAAGGCCAATCCCGGGTTGGTAAATGAGATACTAACCGGGATGCTGCGAAAGTAA
- a CDS encoding ASKHA domain-containing protein produces the protein MAKSRIRFLPDNKEVFVDAGENLLKAAMMAGVHINASCGGAGVCGRCKVKIENGNVTGEQDEAGYWQACKTFVHGDVEVTIPVVSHLDRGALARKIPSTGISLARDAGREGLLISRPFSPVTQKKILQLSPPTSRDNISDLSRLKRGLKVGFGLQEIEIDPSLILRLPHVLRAQDWAVTATLRYDPPRPALIIEIEPGDTRARDYAVAIDVGTTTLCTYLVDLNSGEVAAEVSDYNPQIGFGEDVISRIVFSQKGGGLKVLQARVVEKLNALIQELVDKAGVSKENIYYISAAGNTTMSHLLLGLDPKHLREAPYTPVARTYPRLRAREIGLDVPSCVTLDIFPSIASYVGGDIVAGVIASRIFERPELTLYIDIGTNGEIVLGNREWLVCASCSAGPAFEGGGIRHGLRAMPGAIEAVHVHPETCEPMIVAIGMAKPKGICGTGLISLVSSLMEGCIIDQQGKFNRGLCTGRIREGQDGYEYVIVYGENTATGEDIVLTEVDIENLIRAKGAMFAGYLTLAEAVGLSISDIERVLIAGAFGSFLDIEQAITIGLLPDLPRDCFYFVGNGSLLGVKAAICSVGVMEEREKVANTMTNFELSENPRFMEHYISSLFLPHTDRQLFPLVWKRINCWGAQNG, from the coding sequence ATGGCAAAAAGTCGCATTCGTTTTTTACCGGATAATAAAGAGGTATTTGTTGACGCGGGAGAAAATCTGTTAAAGGCAGCCATGATGGCGGGCGTGCACATCAATGCCTCTTGTGGCGGGGCCGGAGTCTGCGGACGGTGTAAGGTCAAGATAGAAAACGGTAATGTCACGGGTGAACAGGACGAAGCCGGTTACTGGCAGGCCTGTAAGACCTTTGTGCATGGTGATGTAGAGGTAACCATACCTGTCGTTTCGCATCTCGATCGCGGTGCGTTAGCACGGAAGATCCCTTCGACAGGTATCTCTCTGGCCAGAGATGCCGGCCGTGAAGGGCTGCTCATCTCCAGGCCTTTTTCCCCGGTAACGCAAAAAAAAATCCTGCAGCTATCCCCTCCTACATCTCGCGATAATATAAGTGATTTGTCCCGCCTTAAGCGTGGACTCAAGGTCGGTTTTGGTCTGCAGGAGATAGAAATTGACCCCTCGCTTATCCTCAGATTGCCCCATGTATTAAGGGCGCAGGATTGGGCGGTCACGGCTACTCTGCGTTATGATCCGCCGAGACCGGCGCTCATTATAGAGATAGAACCGGGAGATACCAGGGCCAGAGATTACGCGGTAGCCATAGATGTCGGCACGACCACCCTTTGCACCTATCTGGTGGACTTAAATAGTGGGGAGGTTGCCGCAGAGGTGTCAGATTACAATCCGCAGATCGGTTTTGGCGAAGATGTCATATCCCGTATTGTCTTCTCGCAAAAGGGAGGCGGCCTTAAGGTCCTCCAAGCCAGGGTGGTAGAAAAACTAAACGCCCTTATCCAGGAATTAGTGGATAAAGCCGGGGTGTCTAAGGAAAACATATACTACATCTCCGCTGCCGGTAACACGACCATGAGCCATCTATTACTGGGCCTGGATCCTAAACACCTGCGGGAAGCCCCTTATACGCCGGTGGCCAGGACCTATCCCCGCCTCCGGGCCAGGGAAATCGGTCTGGATGTGCCTTCCTGCGTTACCCTGGATATATTTCCTTCTATCGCCAGTTATGTAGGCGGGGATATTGTAGCCGGGGTGATCGCTTCCAGGATCTTTGAACGGCCGGAACTCACTCTCTATATTGATATCGGCACGAACGGGGAAATCGTCCTGGGAAACCGGGAATGGCTCGTATGCGCCTCCTGCTCCGCCGGCCCGGCCTTCGAAGGAGGCGGCATCAGGCACGGCCTCCGGGCCATGCCCGGCGCTATCGAGGCCGTGCATGTACATCCGGAAACCTGTGAGCCCATGATAGTCGCTATCGGTATGGCGAAGCCCAAAGGGATTTGTGGTACAGGATTAATCAGCTTGGTGTCCAGCCTTATGGAAGGATGTATAATTGACCAACAAGGTAAGTTTAACCGTGGCCTCTGTACAGGACGCATACGCGAGGGCCAAGATGGCTATGAATACGTGATCGTGTATGGTGAAAACACGGCTACCGGGGAAGATATAGTCCTTACCGAGGTGGATATAGAAAATCTCATCCGGGCCAAGGGGGCCATGTTTGCCGGTTATCTTACCCTCGCCGAGGCGGTAGGTCTGTCTATTTCAGACATAGAACGCGTTTTGATCGCCGGCGCCTTTGGCAGTTTTCTGGATATCGAACAGGCGATCACCATCGGCCTTCTCCCGGATCTGCCCAGGGATTGTTTCTATTTTGTGGGCAATGGCTCTCTTCTCGGGGTAAAGGCCGCTATTTGTTCTGTGGGCGTCATGGAAGAGCGTGAAAAAGTAGCCAATACGATGACCAACTTTGAACTAAGCGAAAATCCCCGCTTTATGGAGCATTATATATCATCCCTCTTTTTGCCCCATACCGATCGTCAGCTCTTTCCCTTGGTATGGAAACGAATAAATTGTTGGGGTGCGCAAAATGGATAA
- a CDS encoding NAD-dependent epimerase/dehydratase family protein, translating to MKNILITGANGFIGKALCSRLASDNKVIGIYNRKKPTSLANIVWEQTDLTDVSAVTAICEKYSPDVVIHCAGIAHQKVGAVDSSTYMRVNSESTEKLAKAASQVNPDVRFIFLSSVSVYGEGPGITSRKGAKAQKREDCNGIGENGECQPSSDYACSKLDAERRLIALADEGILNDLIILRLAPVYDREWSFNLNRRVLAPLTITYIRFGSGLQRMSALARPNLVDFIDFIIRRLRRFSQIDIFNVCDAEAYEFNTLIQVFQNSAIRPNRPVISVPLSVVRFATRIAGCLLPDKKRWLYSCYDKLASSLVFDNERMLKTGFRPRHSLQTIFQSTD from the coding sequence TTGAAGAATATTTTAATAACCGGAGCCAATGGCTTTATCGGGAAAGCCTTATGCAGTCGATTGGCATCCGATAATAAAGTGATTGGTATTTATAATAGAAAGAAGCCTACAAGCCTTGCGAATATTGTCTGGGAACAAACCGACCTGACCGATGTAAGCGCAGTGACTGCGATTTGCGAAAAATATTCTCCGGATGTTGTCATTCACTGTGCAGGCATTGCACACCAGAAGGTAGGGGCGGTAGATTCCTCCACATACATGCGCGTGAACAGTGAGTCCACAGAAAAGCTGGCAAAGGCCGCTTCTCAAGTTAATCCTGATGTGCGTTTTATTTTTTTGTCTTCCGTGTCCGTGTATGGTGAAGGGCCGGGGATTACCTCACGCAAAGGCGCAAAGGCACAAAAAAGAGAGGATTGTAATGGGATTGGTGAGAATGGCGAATGTCAGCCTTCCAGCGATTATGCCTGCAGTAAGCTTGATGCCGAGAGGCGTCTTATTGCTTTAGCTGATGAGGGCATACTCAATGATCTAATCATCCTACGTCTGGCACCTGTGTATGATCGTGAATGGAGTTTTAACCTTAATCGCCGGGTATTAGCACCTCTGACCATAACCTATATCCGTTTCGGTTCAGGGCTGCAAAGGATGTCTGCATTGGCCAGGCCTAATTTGGTAGACTTTATTGATTTTATAATCCGTAGATTACGCAGATTTTCGCAGATCGATATCTTTAATGTTTGTGATGCAGAGGCCTATGAATTTAACACGCTTATCCAGGTATTTCAAAACTCGGCTATCCGGCCCAACCGGCCGGTTATTTCGGTGCCATTATCTGTTGTCCGGTTTGCAACCAGGATAGCAGGGTGCCTTTTACCTGACAAAAAGAGATGGCTGTATTCCTGTTATGACAAGCTGGCTTCAAGTTTGGTCTTTGATAATGAAAGAATGCTGAAAACCGGTTTCAGGCCGCGCCATTCTCTGCAGACAATCTTTCAATCCACAGATTAA
- a CDS encoding DNA polymerase ligase N-terminal domain-containing protein yields MTDQKLKEYRRKRDFSRTIEPKGGIQKTGLRRFSIQEHQATHLHYDLRLELDGVLKSWAIPKEPPTDAGVKRLAVQTEDHPLDYIYFEGTIPEDLYGAGTVILWDKGQFDLESREEGKIVFHLRGQRLTGRYALIHTRGDQWIFFKTK; encoded by the coding sequence ATGACTGACCAAAAACTCAAAGAGTACCGGAGAAAGCGGGACTTTTCCAGGACCATTGAGCCAAAAGGAGGCATCCAGAAAACGGGGCTAAGGCGCTTTTCTATCCAGGAACATCAGGCTACGCACCTGCACTATGACCTTCGCCTGGAACTGGATGGTGTACTTAAGAGCTGGGCTATCCCCAAGGAGCCGCCGACCGATGCGGGCGTTAAACGCCTGGCCGTCCAGACCGAAGATCACCCGCTGGATTACATATATTTTGAGGGCACTATTCCGGAAGACTTATACGGGGCCGGTACGGTCATTCTGTGGGATAAAGGCCAATTTGATCTGGAATCGCGGGAAGAAGGAAAGATCGTTTTTCACCTGCGCGGCCAAAGGCTTACCGGCCGTTATGCCCTCATCCACACCCGCGGCGATCAATGGATTTTCTTTAAAACAAAATGA
- a CDS encoding glycosyltransferase family 4 protein, with protein MESFILYTTCLILGGAGAWIISRSALKLGLVDHPNERSSHAVPTPKGGGIGILAAFVLSSVTLNIPAGFWLPATILALISFYGDKFPISPRFRLPIQVIAALFFVQLSAFSLQLSAFSLFFLAVFVVGTANFYNFMDGINGIAGVTGAVAFGLLALSAFLSGSASSFVTLAICLSLACLGFLPFNMPKARVFMGDVGSILLGFVFAAMVVYLSKSLIDFICLSAFLFPFYADELTTMIVRLKDREPLTRPHRRHLYQILANEYGMPHWKVSVAYGLSQLIIGTSVLLVRPFGSIMALPLLMIYFAGFVLLTIRLRSGTARLTAKAQKTT; from the coding sequence GTGGAAAGTTTTATTTTATATACCACTTGTCTGATTCTGGGTGGAGCCGGGGCCTGGATCATTTCTCGTTCTGCCTTAAAGCTGGGCCTGGTTGATCATCCAAATGAACGGAGTTCCCATGCGGTACCAACGCCAAAAGGCGGAGGAATTGGTATTCTTGCAGCCTTTGTTCTGTCTTCTGTGACTCTCAATATCCCCGCGGGTTTCTGGCTTCCGGCAACTATCCTTGCTTTAATAAGTTTTTACGGGGACAAGTTCCCGATTTCTCCAAGGTTTCGCTTGCCGATACAGGTTATAGCAGCCCTCTTCTTTGTCCAGCTTTCAGCCTTTAGCCTTCAGCTTTCAGCTTTCTCGCTTTTCTTCCTGGCTGTCTTCGTCGTGGGTACTGCAAATTTTTATAATTTTATGGATGGGATCAATGGCATCGCCGGGGTCACAGGTGCAGTTGCGTTTGGGCTCCTCGCCCTTTCTGCTTTCCTTTCAGGATCTGCCTCTTCTTTCGTAACCCTGGCTATCTGTCTGTCGCTTGCGTGCCTCGGCTTTCTCCCTTTCAATATGCCAAAGGCCAGAGTTTTTATGGGCGATGTGGGTAGCATCTTGCTCGGCTTTGTGTTCGCAGCGATGGTCGTATATTTGTCCAAAAGCCTTATCGATTTTATCTGCCTCTCTGCCTTCCTTTTTCCTTTTTATGCAGATGAGTTGACGACCATGATCGTGCGGCTAAAAGATAGAGAACCCCTGACCCGTCCCCATCGCAGACATCTCTACCAGATTTTGGCAAACGAATATGGAATGCCTCATTGGAAGGTTTCGGTTGCATATGGCTTGTCCCAACTGATAATAGGTACAAGTGTCTTGCTGGTAAGGCCGTTTGGTAGTATCATGGCTTTGCCGCTTTTAATGATTTATTTTGCGGGATTCGTATTATTGACCATTCGTCTGCGAAGCGGAACCGCTCGTCTCACCGCGAAGGCGCAAAAAACGACCTAA
- a CDS encoding branched-chain amino acid transaminase, with protein MVQKAEKIWLDGKFVNWDEANVHILTHTLHYGVGVFEGIRCYQCHDGSSAVFCLDEHVERLFDSAHILQLKIPFSQSEIARAIKDTLKVNGQKESYVRPIVFIGDGVMGVHPQNNPIRVAIITWPWGAYLGEEGLAKGIRVKISSFTRHHVNIMMTKAKAVGNYVNSVLAKREAVQDGYDEAILLDPEGYVCEASGENIFIVKRGILKTPPLTSILPGVTRRCVLTIARDLNIPVVEERFSRDELYIADESFFSGTAAELTPVREVDNRVIGQGSPGPITQAIRSVFFDAIRGKSKKYKPWLSYVGKKTAS; from the coding sequence ATGGTTCAGAAGGCGGAAAAAATATGGTTAGACGGAAAATTTGTCAACTGGGACGAGGCCAATGTCCATATTCTTACCCACACCCTGCACTACGGTGTGGGAGTATTTGAGGGTATCCGCTGCTACCAATGCCACGATGGCTCATCGGCTGTATTCTGTCTGGATGAACATGTGGAACGGCTCTTTGACTCGGCGCATATTCTCCAGCTTAAGATACCGTTTTCGCAGAGTGAAATTGCCCGGGCGATCAAAGATACGCTGAAGGTTAACGGCCAGAAAGAATCTTATGTCCGGCCCATTGTTTTTATCGGGGACGGCGTGATGGGCGTCCACCCGCAGAACAATCCCATACGGGTGGCCATTATTACCTGGCCTTGGGGAGCCTATCTGGGTGAAGAAGGCCTTGCCAAAGGTATCCGGGTCAAGATATCCTCTTTTACGCGTCACCACGTCAATATCATGATGACCAAGGCCAAGGCCGTCGGCAATTATGTCAATTCCGTACTGGCCAAAAGAGAGGCAGTCCAGGATGGTTACGATGAGGCTATTCTTTTAGACCCGGAGGGCTACGTCTGCGAGGCCAGCGGTGAAAATATCTTCATCGTCAAACGGGGCATACTTAAAACACCGCCTCTTACTTCCATATTGCCGGGCGTTACGCGGCGTTGTGTGCTCACTATCGCGCGTGACCTTAATATCCCGGTGGTGGAAGAACGTTTCTCCCGGGATGAGCTTTATATTGCCGACGAGTCATTTTTCTCCGGCACTGCGGCTGAACTGACGCCTGTCCGCGAGGTGGACAACCGGGTTATCGGCCAGGGTTCTCCCGGACCAATAACTCAGGCGATCCGCTCGGTCTTTTTCGATGCCATCCGCGGTAAAAGCAAAAAATATAAACCATGGTTGTCCTATGTGGGTAAAAAAACGGCAAGCTGA
- the mtnA gene encoding S-methyl-5-thioribose-1-phosphate isomerase, whose protein sequence is MPAEIKTIAWEDGRVVMIDQRKLPRREAYVVCRDYRQVIAAIKKMVIRGAPAIGIAAAMGLALGAGNLRGKGRKDFDQKWAIMCREMAAARPTAVNLFWAIERMNGVVKQSSSAGPDELAGLLQKEAETILAGDVAANRRMGAFGQKLLADGDVVLTHCNAGALATGGYGTALGVIRAAHEAGKKVSVFADETRPFLQGARLTAWELQKCDIPVTLISDNAAGHLLKMGKINAVIVGADRIAANGDVANKIGTYSLSVLARENGVPFYVAAPESTIDRTLSEGYKIPIEERSPDEVTHCNGRRIAPEGVSALNVAFDVTPNAYVTAIITEKGIYRGPYEL, encoded by the coding sequence ATGCCGGCGGAGATTAAGACCATAGCCTGGGAAGACGGCCGGGTGGTGATGATCGATCAGCGCAAACTTCCCCGGAGAGAAGCCTATGTAGTTTGCCGGGATTACAGGCAGGTCATAGCGGCCATTAAGAAGATGGTTATCCGTGGGGCTCCGGCTATAGGTATTGCCGCCGCCATGGGGCTGGCTTTAGGCGCCGGGAATTTGAGGGGGAAAGGCCGTAAGGATTTTGACCAGAAATGGGCCATCATGTGCCGGGAGATGGCCGCTGCCAGGCCCACCGCCGTCAATCTCTTTTGGGCCATCGAACGTATGAACGGCGTGGTTAAACAGTCGTCTTCTGCCGGACCGGACGAGCTGGCCGGGCTGCTCCAAAAGGAGGCAGAAACCATATTAGCTGGGGACGTGGCCGCCAACCGGCGCATGGGGGCATTCGGGCAGAAGTTACTGGCAGATGGGGATGTAGTCCTTACGCATTGCAATGCAGGCGCCCTGGCCACGGGCGGCTATGGGACGGCCTTAGGGGTGATCCGGGCCGCCCATGAAGCCGGAAAAAAGGTCTCTGTCTTTGCCGACGAGACGCGCCCTTTTCTCCAGGGCGCCAGGCTTACGGCCTGGGAATTACAGAAATGTGATATCCCCGTGACGTTGATCAGTGATAATGCTGCCGGTCATCTCCTAAAAATGGGAAAGATTAATGCGGTTATTGTGGGCGCGGATCGCATTGCTGCTAACGGTGACGTGGCCAACAAAATCGGCACTTATTCTCTCTCCGTCCTGGCCAGGGAAAACGGCGTTCCTTTTTATGTAGCAGCCCCGGAGTCAACCATCGACCGCACTTTATCCGAAGGCTATAAGATACCCATAGAGGAACGTTCGCCGGATGAGGTTACCCATTGCAACGGCCGGAGGATAGCCCCGGAAGGGGTCTCTGCCCTTAATGTGGCCTTTGATGTCACACCCAACGCCTACGTTACGGCTATTATCACGGAAAAGGGGATTTATCGGGGACCCTATGAGCTATGA
- a CDS encoding nucleoside-diphosphate sugar epimerase/dehydratase has product MKVLLRNKNFWVMLAGDIALLGISYVLAYALRFEFHVPHDYISLLKKSIIPVVISKLLFFFWFKLYRGMWRYTSIADLLNIIKAVFTSTMVAMVAILMFQRFEGYPRSVFVIDAILTLIFISGFRLAVRLVLAADGNPLPFMKKNGYHNGRKLLIIGAGGAGEKMLREIRDNAHLEYDVIGFLDNDSNKVGRSIHGVPVLGVIDELKEFVIKKRIEEILIAIPSATGNQMKRIVELCKQTKVKYKTIPGIGELIDGRVSVKSIRDVSYEDLLGREPVRLEKEKIGRYLQGKRVLITGAGGSIGSELCRQIARYNPEALIMCDRTEKNLYDIEMDMWRNFSYIKYIPVLGDIRHKGEIKAIFEKYRPEVVFHAAAYKHVPMLEINPWEAIYNNILGSKNVIEVACDSGIERFVLVSTDKAVNPTNVMGASKRVTELLVQTHANPGLTRFMAVRFGNVVGSSGSVIPLFKRQIEQGGPVTVTHPEVTRYFMTIPEAVQLILQAGTMGKGAEVFILDMGTPVKIVDMARDLIKLSGLEPEKDIDIEFIGLRPGEKLHEELVVVGEEVAPTGHDKILVLKQNGSGLLTKNDLEKNIQELVKLADARDAAGIKQKLREIVPEYTPQEI; this is encoded by the coding sequence ATGAAAGTCCTTCTACGCAATAAAAATTTCTGGGTGATGTTGGCAGGGGATATTGCTTTACTCGGAATCTCCTACGTCCTCGCCTATGCCCTCCGGTTTGAATTCCATGTCCCACATGATTACATAAGTCTTTTGAAAAAGAGTATCATCCCGGTTGTAATAAGTAAGCTCTTATTCTTTTTCTGGTTTAAGCTTTATAGGGGCATGTGGCGTTATACGAGCATAGCTGACCTATTGAATATTATAAAGGCGGTCTTTACCAGTACAATGGTTGCAATGGTCGCTATTCTTATGTTCCAACGTTTTGAAGGGTATCCGCGTTCTGTTTTTGTGATTGATGCGATTCTGACCCTTATCTTCATTTCGGGTTTCCGTTTGGCAGTCCGCCTTGTTTTAGCAGCTGACGGCAATCCGTTACCCTTTATGAAAAAAAATGGGTACCACAACGGTCGAAAGCTATTAATAATCGGAGCTGGTGGCGCCGGAGAAAAGATGTTGCGTGAGATCAGGGACAACGCCCATTTGGAATATGACGTTATCGGTTTTTTGGATAATGACTCAAATAAGGTTGGTAGGTCTATACATGGAGTACCTGTTCTTGGCGTCATAGACGAACTAAAAGAATTTGTAATTAAAAAAAGGATAGAAGAAATCCTGATAGCCATCCCTTCTGCTACTGGCAATCAGATGAAGAGGATAGTTGAACTTTGTAAGCAGACGAAAGTTAAATACAAGACAATCCCCGGAATTGGTGAATTGATCGATGGCCGGGTGAGCGTAAAATCCATTCGAGATGTATCCTATGAAGACCTTTTGGGGCGGGAGCCCGTGCGCCTGGAAAAAGAGAAGATTGGCCGATACTTGCAAGGGAAAAGGGTCTTGATTACAGGCGCCGGGGGCTCCATTGGTTCTGAATTGTGCCGGCAAATTGCACGGTATAACCCGGAAGCGCTAATAATGTGCGATAGGACGGAGAAGAATCTCTACGACATTGAAATGGATATGTGGCGAAACTTTTCGTATATAAAATACATTCCGGTCCTGGGGGATATTCGCCATAAAGGCGAGATTAAGGCTATCTTTGAAAAATATCGCCCGGAAGTAGTGTTCCACGCCGCTGCATATAAGCACGTGCCCATGTTAGAAATTAATCCCTGGGAAGCTATATATAACAACATCCTGGGATCAAAGAATGTTATAGAGGTAGCCTGTGATTCCGGCATAGAACGGTTTGTTCTGGTCTCAACTGACAAGGCCGTTAATCCAACTAATGTTATGGGGGCCTCAAAGAGGGTAACCGAACTGCTTGTCCAGACCCACGCTAATCCTGGTCTTACCAGGTTTATGGCGGTACGGTTCGGGAATGTGGTGGGAAGCTCCGGCAGTGTTATTCCGTTATTTAAAAGGCAGATTGAGCAGGGCGGGCCGGTTACTGTAACTCACCCTGAAGTGACCCGCTATTTCATGACCATACCGGAGGCCGTGCAACTTATATTGCAGGCCGGGACTATGGGAAAGGGCGCCGAAGTGTTCATCCTGGACATGGGGACACCGGTTAAGATTGTGGATATGGCCAGGGATTTAATCAAACTTTCCGGACTTGAGCCTGAAAAAGATATTGATATCGAGTTCATAGGGCTTAGACCGGGGGAAAAACTACATGAAGAGCTGGTAGTTGTTGGTGAGGAAGTTGCTCCCACCGGCCATGATAAAATTCTTGTCCTGAAACAGAACGGATCCGGCCTTCTTACAAAAAATGATTTAGAAAAAAATATCCAGGAACTCGTGAAACTGGCCGATGCCAGGGATGCGGCAGGCATTAAACAGAAGCTAAGGGAAATCGTTCCGGAATACACACCGCAGGAGATCTAA
- a CDS encoding AAA family ATPase, with amino-acid sequence MDNLRTFVIAMAGKGGTGKTTISALLIRYLLNKNLLPVLVVDADANANLNELLGLKVERTLGQVRDEMKTAVPIGMTKETYIEYKMQEALIESKGFDLLIMGQPEGPGCYCAANNLLAKYLEILTRNYRIVIVDNEAGMEHLSRLNLREIDVLISVSDPGPRGIMTAKRIADLTTHLDVHVGKKVLIVNRTPDGLDPVLREEINKSGLVLGGTIRQDTLLATYELKKLSFLDLPSESAAVRDAEAIFDAVISLQP; translated from the coding sequence ATGGATAACTTGCGGACTTTCGTCATAGCTATGGCGGGTAAGGGCGGCACGGGTAAAACCACCATATCTGCCCTTCTGATAAGGTATTTGTTGAATAAAAATCTGCTGCCTGTATTGGTGGTGGACGCCGACGCCAATGCCAATCTTAATGAACTGCTCGGCCTGAAAGTAGAACGCACTTTGGGACAGGTAAGAGATGAGATGAAGACGGCTGTTCCTATCGGTATGACGAAGGAGACCTATATCGAATACAAGATGCAAGAGGCTTTAATCGAGTCAAAAGGCTTTGATCTTCTGATCATGGGACAGCCTGAGGGACCCGGCTGTTATTGCGCGGCCAACAATCTCCTGGCCAAGTATCTTGAGATATTAACCAGGAATTACAGGATAGTTATAGTAGATAACGAGGCCGGTATGGAGCATCTAAGCCGCCTCAATCTGCGCGAGATTGACGTATTGATTTCTGTATCCGATCCGGGGCCGCGCGGCATAATGACGGCCAAACGCATTGCGGATCTCACTACGCACTTGGACGTGCACGTCGGCAAGAAGGTCCTCATCGTGAATCGCACCCCGGACGGATTGGATCCGGTGTTACGGGAGGAGATCAATAAATCCGGATTGGTTCTGGGCGGGACCATCAGGCAGGATACCCTTCTCGCCACCTACGAATTAAAGAAGCTGTCCTTCCTGGATCTGCCATCCGAATCGGCAGCGGTGCGGGATGCAGAGGCGATATTTGATGCAGTAATCAGCTTACAGCCTTGA